Proteins encoded by one window of Thermobaculum terrenum ATCC BAA-798:
- the sat gene encoding sulfate adenylyltransferase, which produces MQQELIDPHGGKLINRMAPQELLEDLRAEAANLPKIPINAREQSDLDLIAVGAFSPLEGFMSSDDYRSVVNNMRLSNGLPWSLPVTLSTTEDVARSLSIGSKAALTRDEKIVATIEVQDIFSYDKVSDAEKVFRTSEEAHPGVRAMYAQGEILIGGPVTVFERAPLQFPKYNRTPAETRKLIQEKGWKTVVGFQTRNPVHRAHEYIQKCALETVDGLLLHPLVGETKSDDVPADVRMKCYEVLLENYYPRDRVILGVLPAAMRYAGPREAIFHALIRKNYGCTHFIVGRDHAGVGNYYGTYDAQKLFDEFEPSELGITPMKFEHAFWCNQCEAMASTKTCPHPESSRVVLSGTKVRNMLASGQMPPKEFSRPEVAQILIEAYRSRQSVADLA; this is translated from the coding sequence ATGCAGCAAGAGCTGATAGATCCCCATGGTGGAAAGTTGATCAACAGAATGGCACCGCAAGAACTGCTGGAAGACTTGCGGGCTGAAGCTGCAAACCTCCCTAAAATCCCTATAAATGCTAGAGAGCAGTCTGACCTCGATCTAATAGCAGTAGGCGCATTTAGCCCACTTGAGGGCTTTATGAGCTCGGATGATTACAGGAGCGTAGTAAATAACATGCGGCTCTCCAATGGGTTGCCATGGAGCCTGCCTGTCACGCTTTCGACCACTGAAGACGTCGCAAGATCCCTAAGTATAGGGTCAAAGGCCGCTCTAACTAGAGATGAGAAAATCGTAGCGACAATAGAAGTCCAAGACATATTTAGCTACGACAAGGTCTCTGACGCAGAAAAAGTGTTTCGTACATCAGAAGAAGCCCACCCGGGCGTGAGGGCTATGTACGCCCAGGGAGAGATACTTATCGGTGGGCCAGTCACTGTTTTCGAACGGGCTCCACTACAGTTCCCTAAATACAATCGAACTCCTGCAGAGACCAGAAAGCTAATCCAGGAGAAAGGATGGAAGACCGTTGTAGGATTCCAGACTAGGAATCCAGTCCATAGAGCTCACGAATACATACAAAAATGCGCCCTAGAGACAGTAGATGGACTACTGCTTCACCCCCTAGTAGGGGAAACCAAGAGTGATGATGTACCAGCAGATGTAAGAATGAAGTGCTATGAGGTGCTGCTGGAAAATTACTACCCACGCGATCGGGTCATCCTTGGCGTGCTGCCAGCAGCCATGAGATATGCCGGGCCTAGGGAAGCTATCTTCCATGCGCTCATACGCAAGAACTATGGATGTACACACTTCATAGTAGGCAGAGATCATGCTGGTGTAGGTAACTACTATGGCACCTACGATGCTCAAAAGCTATTTGATGAGTTTGAGCCTTCCGAGCTAGGCATTACGCCAATGAAATTTGAGCATGCTTTCTGGTGCAATCAATGCGAGGCCATGGCATCAACTAAGACATGTCCACACCCTGAATCCAGCAGGGTCGTACTAAGTGGTACTAAGGTAAGGAATATGTTGGCCTCTGGGCAAATGCCTCCTAAAGAGTTCAGTAGGCCCGAGGTGGCGCAAATACTAATCGAAGCTTACAGATCTCGACAATCGGTCGCGGATCTAGCATAA
- a CDS encoding sulfite exporter TauE/SafE family protein — protein sequence MNRDWVVFLLSALFLIAIKLGLAIPWNELLPAWAQGGAHFQIRIALAGLLVGILVGMTGMGSGALMAPLLILILKVKPSLAIGSDLVYATITKVFGAFQHYKHGSVHVRLTAWLAIGSVPGALLGAESVELIHRSYGDDAEHFITKVLAITFMLVSTSIILRTFLPIKSYSKANMENFSLTRKILTPILGFFVGFLVGLTSVGSGSLLMPILIMFYPMPTSTLVGTDIFHAVLLTGAAGASHFMAGNVDLILVSNLLIGSVPGIVLGSRLVKVVPERLLRTILAIVLFLTGWKLWLN from the coding sequence TTGAATAGAGATTGGGTAGTATTCCTGCTATCAGCACTCTTCCTGATAGCAATCAAGCTTGGTTTGGCGATACCTTGGAATGAGCTGTTGCCAGCATGGGCACAAGGGGGTGCACACTTTCAAATAAGAATAGCCCTTGCGGGGCTTCTTGTTGGCATACTTGTTGGCATGACAGGAATGGGGAGCGGGGCTCTCATGGCTCCGCTCCTAATACTTATCCTTAAAGTAAAACCTTCACTGGCTATCGGCTCAGATCTTGTATACGCTACTATCACCAAGGTATTTGGTGCTTTCCAGCACTATAAACATGGATCAGTGCATGTCCGACTAACGGCCTGGTTAGCTATAGGTAGCGTTCCAGGAGCACTTCTAGGAGCTGAATCAGTAGAGCTGATCCATAGATCTTATGGAGATGACGCTGAACACTTTATAACTAAAGTGCTGGCTATAACTTTCATGTTAGTTAGCACATCAATAATCTTGCGGACATTTCTCCCCATAAAAAGTTACTCTAAAGCCAACATGGAGAATTTCTCGCTAACCAGGAAGATCTTAACACCTATCCTGGGATTCTTTGTTGGATTTCTTGTTGGTCTGACCAGTGTAGGCTCAGGTAGTCTCTTGATGCCCATCCTGATAATGTTCTACCCGATGCCAACATCTACGTTAGTAGGAACTGATATATTCCACGCCGTGCTGTTGACCGGAGCCGCTGGCGCTTCCCACTTCATGGCAGGTAATGTCGATCTAATACTCGTCAGCAACCTGCTAATTGGATCAGTGCCAGGTATAGTTCTGGGTAGCAGACTTGTGAAGGTAGTACCCGAAAGACTACTACGAACCATCTTGGCTATAGTACTATTTCTAACTGGCTGGAAGCTATGGCTGAATTGA
- a CDS encoding phosphoadenylyl-sulfate reductase, with protein sequence MSLVDKIVEEPAKEELDRINAELEDATPQEIIKWAVDRFGDGLILACSFGGISGMAILDMAVKIKPDIDVFYIDTDFLFPETHQTKEEAIKRYGIKPIAFKTKLTPEAQAEKYGDELWKRNPDLCCHIRKVEPTREALKGRSAWITGLRRDQSSTRRNVRPVEWDYKFGLYKINPLAYWNEREVWRYIFKHNVPYNPLHDQGYPSIGCTHCTSPVYGSEDSRAGRWAGTGKVECGLHIKLPQTESSSQ encoded by the coding sequence TTGAGCTTAGTTGATAAAATCGTTGAAGAGCCAGCAAAAGAAGAGTTGGATAGAATAAATGCTGAGCTAGAAGATGCAACACCACAAGAGATCATCAAGTGGGCCGTGGATAGGTTTGGTGATGGCTTGATCCTAGCGTGCTCCTTCGGGGGCATCTCTGGTATGGCCATTCTAGATATGGCTGTGAAGATCAAGCCTGATATAGACGTCTTCTATATAGACACTGATTTCCTGTTTCCAGAGACTCATCAGACAAAAGAGGAAGCGATCAAGCGCTACGGCATAAAGCCAATAGCTTTCAAGACAAAACTCACGCCAGAAGCCCAGGCTGAAAAGTATGGTGACGAGCTTTGGAAGAGAAATCCAGACCTCTGCTGCCACATTAGGAAGGTAGAGCCAACTCGAGAGGCACTCAAAGGCAGGTCTGCATGGATAACAGGACTTAGAAGGGATCAGTCTTCAACGCGACGAAACGTACGGCCTGTGGAGTGGGATTACAAGTTTGGACTCTACAAAATAAACCCATTGGCCTATTGGAACGAGAGGGAAGTGTGGAGATATATCTTTAAACACAACGTTCCATATAACCCTCTACACGACCAAGGGTACCCGAGCATAGGATGCACCCACTGCACCTCGCCTGTTTATGGCTCAGAAGATAGCCGTGCTGGCAGATGGGCAGGTACTGGCAAGGTGGAGTGCGGGCTGCATATCAAGCTGCCTCAGACGGAATCTTCCAGCCAGTAA
- the tsaD gene encoding tRNA (adenosine(37)-N6)-threonylcarbamoyltransferase complex transferase subunit TsaD — protein MNILAIETSCDETSAAVIADGYLVKSNIVASQIDIHRRFGGVFPEVASRQHVLAILPTIEESLSKAQVGWEDIDAIAVTKGPGLVGSLLVGVNTAKGIAWARDLPLIGSNHIEGHIYANWLQEDPNAPRHIPQFPLLALIVSGGHTELILMKDHGVYERLGRTLDDAAGEAFDKAARILGLGFPGGPAIQKAAEKAEGREFVLPRAELPGTFNFSFSGLKTALLRAVESSENVDVYALANGFQESVVDILVRKTVAAAEQTAAKEVVIAGGVAANTRLRERIKQELGEKVRVPKFEYCTDNAAMIGGLAYYRYIRGKTDQLDLDVDPNLDLVVDA, from the coding sequence ATAGATATACACCGTCGCTTTGGGGGGGTTTTCCCAGAGGTTGCTAGTAGGCAGCACGTATTAGCAATACTGCCTACCATAGAGGAGTCTTTATCTAAAGCTCAAGTAGGATGGGAAGATATAGATGCAATAGCAGTAACTAAGGGACCAGGATTAGTGGGGTCCTTACTGGTTGGTGTTAACACGGCTAAGGGTATAGCCTGGGCTAGAGATTTGCCTCTTATAGGCTCCAACCATATAGAAGGGCATATATACGCCAACTGGTTGCAGGAAGATCCCAACGCTCCTCGACATATACCACAATTTCCACTGCTTGCTCTTATAGTGTCGGGTGGACATACGGAACTCATCCTAATGAAGGATCATGGAGTCTATGAAAGGCTAGGACGCACTCTTGATGACGCTGCAGGTGAAGCCTTTGATAAAGCCGCAAGGATTTTGGGCCTAGGATTTCCAGGAGGGCCAGCAATTCAGAAGGCGGCTGAGAAAGCAGAGGGAAGAGAGTTTGTATTACCGAGAGCAGAGTTACCGGGAACTTTTAACTTCAGCTTTAGCGGTCTGAAAACAGCCCTGCTAAGGGCCGTTGAGTCTTCTGAGAATGTAGATGTGTATGCTTTGGCTAATGGGTTCCAGGAGTCAGTAGTTGATATACTCGTTCGCAAAACTGTAGCTGCAGCCGAGCAGACCGCTGCAAAGGAGGTAGTCATAGCCGGCGGTGTAGCGGCCAACACAAGGCTGAGGGAGAGGATAAAGCAGGAGCTTGGGGAAAAGGTGCGTGTTCCCAAGTTTGAGTACTGTACGGATAACGCTGCGATGATAGGGGGATTGGCCTACTATAGGTACATTCGAGGCAAGACGGACCAGTTAGATCTAGATGTTGATCCTAATCTTGACTTAGTCGTAGATGCATAA
- the cysC gene encoding adenylyl-sulfate kinase, whose amino-acid sequence MNLQNKRRKRILDQKGFTVWFTGLSGAGKTTLADRLEPILRERGLKVEKLDGDVVRTHLSKGLGFSKEDRDTNIRRIAFVAQLLTRNGVAVITSAISPYRETRQEAREMIGNFVEVYVKCSIEELARRDVKGLYAKALRGEIPNFTGISDPYEEPLNPEIVVDSEKETVEESLNKIVTRLEELGYLPKVDVAVGAK is encoded by the coding sequence ATAAACTTACAAAACAAAAGGAGGAAGCGCATTTTGGATCAAAAAGGCTTTACGGTTTGGTTTACTGGACTTTCAGGTGCTGGCAAGACTACCCTTGCTGATCGCCTTGAGCCAATCCTCAGGGAAAGAGGACTCAAAGTTGAGAAGCTAGATGGGGATGTGGTTAGGACCCACCTATCAAAGGGACTGGGCTTTTCTAAAGAGGATAGAGATACCAACATACGTCGCATAGCCTTTGTGGCACAACTGTTGACTAGGAACGGCGTAGCAGTTATAACCAGCGCTATATCTCCTTACAGAGAGACAAGGCAAGAAGCTAGAGAGATGATAGGTAATTTCGTGGAAGTGTACGTCAAGTGCTCCATAGAAGAACTCGCTAGAAGAGATGTAAAAGGTCTATATGCTAAGGCTCTGAGAGGAGAGATCCCCAACTTTACTGGCATATCCGACCCCTACGAGGAACCTCTAAATCCTGAAATAGTCGTAGATTCGGAGAAAGAAACCGTTGAGGAAAGCCTCAATAAGATAGTAACCCGCCTTGAAGAGCTAGGATACCTCCCTAAGGTAGATGTTGCCGTAGGGGCAAAGTAG
- a CDS encoding peptidoglycan binding domain-containing protein, translating to METGQVRTLPSAFGLAKLSWNRNRLLLAGMLAFILLLLAASGIYAIAYSGKIYPGVKVLGVDLSGKTKQEAARLLQSRADKLLESPVVLTADKHRFQVKSSDLGVRFDIQAMVDSAYQFGRSDAFASRWLQRFMAPFSDHEVAPVVSLNNAKTRDTLESIASTVDRPVRNAKIILGEDGPRFITSQVGVKLDIDSNLKSLSNSIPRAYEKSTTVSLKVIYTRPSIEDSDLQPIYKGLVAAWNRPLTLKFGDKQWAMPVSEVRQLLRLDTSGKLPKPYLLEAPIRNWLEDISQEIDSDPVDARIKVLSQSVELVPHKDGYTLLEDQTVERIQTEAFKSGIIDVVVQVTHPNLTTESLKPVVDKANAMVNQPFEVSYRNRSWTLEPQDLVQMLRWNKDDTPPTPYISRNKLRTWLSGVAERIERSPVNARVIVDNGKVRIIPARIGVRLDIDANLKALISAISSGNTRQFALQVQRWEPKIRSSDLRPAVDLANQLISDPITVSYSSGNWNIDSTTLASWLRWEGNGKDITPVLDYDSVRSFVYQIAQQVNKDPSDAYLSVAGGYAHIVPETVGVTVDIESTTQKIINAASTSTRNVTLDVTTSYPQVTSDDLKPALDKMLYWTGERFYMSLNGRTWWLDPSDLVLALRWYGTGENTVVYLDENALEQQIRRWVPQDSVTDMDINYSATAQVAMKAIVNGNRHIAIVAEPIKNDTSDQEHKGYESFWKGDFPDKWIDINLSSQSLAAYEGSKQVKVSLITSGRPELPTPTGLFHVLSKISPKVFISPWPKDSEWYYPPSKANFALLFRSGGYYIHDAPWRSVYGPGTNGSGPPGDARTGSHGCVNVPYSMMAWLYSWAEVGTPVLIHY from the coding sequence ATGGAAACTGGTCAGGTAAGAACTCTGCCCTCTGCCTTCGGACTAGCTAAGTTGTCCTGGAATCGTAACAGGTTGTTACTAGCTGGAATGCTAGCATTTATACTGCTCTTGCTAGCTGCTTCAGGTATATATGCTATTGCTTATTCTGGCAAGATTTACCCAGGGGTAAAAGTCCTTGGGGTTGATCTCTCTGGAAAGACTAAGCAGGAAGCTGCAAGATTACTACAATCTAGGGCAGATAAACTCTTAGAGTCGCCAGTAGTTCTCACTGCTGACAAACATAGATTCCAGGTAAAGTCTTCAGATCTCGGAGTCAGATTTGATATCCAGGCAATGGTTGACTCAGCCTACCAGTTTGGCCGTTCGGATGCCTTTGCCTCAAGGTGGCTCCAGCGTTTCATGGCACCTTTTAGTGATCATGAGGTAGCTCCTGTTGTATCCCTTAATAATGCCAAGACCAGAGATACTCTGGAATCTATAGCTTCTACTGTTGATCGCCCAGTTAGGAATGCCAAAATCATACTGGGCGAGGATGGTCCCAGGTTTATTACTTCACAAGTGGGAGTCAAGTTAGATATAGACTCCAACCTCAAGAGTCTCTCTAATTCCATCCCGAGAGCATACGAAAAGAGCACAACTGTATCACTTAAGGTCATATACACACGTCCTTCTATTGAGGACAGCGATTTACAACCAATCTATAAAGGATTGGTAGCCGCTTGGAACAGACCTCTAACTCTGAAGTTTGGTGATAAGCAATGGGCTATGCCGGTATCTGAGGTTAGGCAGCTGCTGCGGTTGGATACTTCAGGTAAGTTGCCTAAGCCATATCTACTTGAAGCTCCAATTAGGAACTGGCTGGAGGATATTAGCCAGGAGATAGATTCTGATCCTGTTGATGCCAGGATAAAAGTACTGTCGCAGTCTGTAGAGTTAGTGCCTCATAAAGATGGTTATACGCTTCTTGAGGATCAAACTGTAGAGCGCATACAGACAGAGGCATTTAAGAGTGGCATTATAGATGTGGTTGTGCAGGTTACCCACCCTAATCTCACTACCGAAAGTCTTAAGCCTGTAGTTGATAAAGCCAATGCTATGGTCAACCAACCCTTCGAGGTATCCTATCGTAATCGTAGTTGGACCCTCGAACCTCAGGACCTAGTTCAGATGCTAAGGTGGAATAAAGACGATACTCCGCCTACACCCTATATATCTAGGAATAAGTTGCGTACATGGTTATCTGGGGTTGCTGAGCGCATAGAGCGTTCTCCTGTAAACGCTAGAGTAATCGTTGATAACGGCAAGGTAAGAATAATTCCAGCAAGGATAGGCGTCAGGCTAGACATAGATGCCAACTTGAAGGCTCTGATATCTGCTATTAGCTCTGGTAACACCAGGCAATTTGCTCTTCAGGTGCAAAGATGGGAGCCTAAAATCAGGAGCTCAGATCTAAGACCTGCCGTTGATCTTGCCAACCAGCTTATATCTGATCCTATAACGGTTAGCTACTCTAGTGGAAACTGGAACATAGATTCAACAACGCTTGCAAGCTGGCTTCGTTGGGAAGGTAATGGGAAGGATATAACGCCTGTTCTCGATTATGACAGTGTGAGAAGCTTTGTTTACCAGATAGCCCAGCAAGTTAATAAGGATCCTTCTGACGCTTATCTCAGTGTAGCTGGCGGTTATGCCCATATAGTGCCCGAGACGGTTGGGGTCACTGTCGATATAGAATCCACCACGCAAAAGATAATCAATGCTGCTTCCACCTCTACTAGGAATGTTACCCTGGATGTAACAACGTCTTATCCTCAGGTAACATCGGATGATCTAAAACCCGCCTTGGATAAGATGCTCTACTGGACTGGGGAAAGATTCTACATGTCCTTGAATGGTAGAACTTGGTGGCTGGATCCAAGCGATTTGGTGCTGGCCCTGAGATGGTACGGAACTGGTGAAAATACTGTGGTCTACCTGGACGAGAATGCTCTGGAGCAGCAGATAAGGCGATGGGTGCCTCAGGATTCTGTAACGGACATGGACATAAATTATTCAGCTACCGCTCAGGTAGCTATGAAGGCAATCGTCAATGGTAATAGGCACATTGCTATAGTGGCAGAACCAATCAAGAACGATACATCAGATCAGGAACACAAAGGTTATGAGTCATTCTGGAAAGGGGATTTCCCCGACAAGTGGATAGATATAAATCTTTCCTCTCAAAGTTTGGCTGCATATGAGGGATCAAAGCAGGTCAAGGTATCCCTGATTACCAGTGGTAGACCCGAACTGCCTACGCCCACTGGTTTATTCCATGTGCTATCAAAGATTAGTCCTAAAGTTTTCATATCCCCATGGCCTAAGGATTCCGAATGGTACTATCCACCTTCCAAGGCTAACTTTGCACTGCTGTTTAGATCTGGAGGCTACTACATACACGATGCACCATGGAGGAGCGTTTATGGACCAGGAACTAACGGATCCGGGCCTCCAGGCGATGCACGTACCGGGTCTCATGGATGTGTTAACGTACCTTATAGCATGATGGCCTGGTTGTATTCCTGGGCAGAAGTGGGTACGCCGGTCCTGATACACTATTAG
- a CDS encoding YeiH family protein, with the protein MAELTEIHPHIEAVSQEIKETPIHLFIWRRVQRYAPGILLLVAVGYFALVCSYFLTGLSYIPMSILLGAFISNSFGLHPALEKGISTYELWLKVGIVLLGAQVAFTQLGIYWLKVLPLAILIVLLGFFITLAIGKCFRLPRPLTILIAAGSGICGVSAIINTSKRIGASEEETEYAVGTVLVFGALAIVLYPILGRLLGLSEQIYGTWTGLSVNNTAEVVATGYTLGAVAGTIAIATKLCRILTLGAVISIIDRIDSGESTPRDITIQNIWKHTPKFILAFVVLSIVSSLGFLSAEDKTSLYNLSSWFFLMAFAGIGFRLKWSDLSKVGYRPLLAGGISTLFIASISLVISMIIT; encoded by the coding sequence ATGGCTGAATTGACAGAGATACATCCTCATATCGAAGCTGTTAGTCAGGAGATTAAGGAAACTCCCATACACTTGTTTATATGGAGAAGAGTTCAAAGATACGCTCCCGGAATACTTTTACTGGTGGCTGTCGGCTACTTTGCGCTTGTGTGTTCATACTTTCTGACAGGGCTAAGCTATATCCCTATGTCAATACTCCTTGGAGCGTTCATAAGTAATAGTTTCGGGTTGCATCCGGCATTGGAAAAAGGAATTAGCACTTACGAGCTATGGCTCAAGGTGGGCATAGTCCTGCTTGGAGCTCAGGTTGCCTTTACGCAGTTGGGTATCTACTGGCTAAAAGTTCTGCCTTTAGCAATACTCATAGTGCTATTAGGTTTCTTCATAACTCTAGCCATAGGTAAATGCTTTAGGTTACCAAGACCTCTAACTATTCTTATAGCTGCCGGTTCCGGTATATGCGGAGTCTCAGCAATTATAAATACGTCCAAACGGATAGGTGCCAGCGAAGAAGAAACAGAATACGCAGTAGGTACAGTACTGGTTTTTGGAGCGTTAGCTATAGTCTTATATCCAATATTAGGAAGACTCCTGGGGCTATCAGAGCAGATTTACGGTACATGGACCGGACTATCCGTCAACAACACTGCGGAGGTAGTTGCTACTGGCTACACCTTAGGTGCAGTGGCTGGCACTATAGCTATAGCGACTAAACTATGTCGTATACTCACGCTTGGAGCTGTGATCTCAATTATCGATCGAATAGATAGCGGGGAAAGCACCCCAAGAGATATAACCATCCAGAACATCTGGAAGCACACGCCCAAATTCATATTGGCCTTTGTGGTTTTATCTATCGTTTCCAGTCTCGGCTTTTTATCGGCAGAAGACAAAACATCTCTATATAATCTATCTTCATGGTTCTTCCTGATGGCATTTGCGGGAATAGGGTTTAGACTAAAATGGAGCGACTTGAGCAAGGTAGGATACAGGCCACTATTGGCAGGCGGTATAAGTACGCTTTTTATAGCTTCAATATCACTTGTAATCTCAATGATAATAACCTAA